In Entelurus aequoreus isolate RoL-2023_Sb linkage group LG12, RoL_Eaeq_v1.1, whole genome shotgun sequence, the DNA window TATTTTGAGATCAGCTTTGCATACTCCAAGCCTGAGCGGTATATCATCCGCTTCCTACCCGCATCCGAAAAGTCCACATGGAACAATCCGAAGCGGTTGTTGAATCCGTCCGCCCATTCAAAGTTGTCCAGGAGCGACCATGCAAAGTATCCGCGGACGTCGACGCCATCTTCTCTGATTGCTAGATTGATCACATCAACCTTAGTAGGTCAATATAAAACAAGGATGATGTATTAAACTATGATGTACCTTTTTCCACTTCCTGGATTGTGTCCTTGTAAAAGTCAGCACGCTGAGCATCTTCCATTACCACTGGTCCCACTTGAGAGAAGCCGTTTTCAGTGATGTAGACCGTTGGGTTATTGAAAGTGTCCTGTAGGGTCAAAAACAAAAATAGCCATCttaaggcctgatttactaagatctaaatacctcgcgctaaacagcatgtgcaatctataaaatagtgtgtaccattagtgggcgtgttgcgtatgATGTCCTGAAAATGCGTGTGCAATTGACAAATGGTGCGGACCGCATTATTCAAATGaaaattttgcgtgtactatatgaagcatcaccacagagacacgCTCATTTGCTGCacgttcatgttatcatgctcctacatgTGGCATTTTGCTATGTTTCCAAACAAGCAGTTGACCTGTACCACTTTTCTGGGCATTTTAAAAGCAGTCGTGCGGTGCATCTATATTGAGACCACTAAAATGCATCAATTGACTTAGTTTTAATCAGCTCCTCAAGTGATCAAggagctatgaaattataaaaggatgttgctgaagagATTATTTTATTTCTGGCTGTCCAAACGTACAAGTAGGACGAAGGGTTCTGATGTTTCTGACAACAATTTGCACTTTAAAAAGCACAAAGTGATCAGCGTTTTGTGTTGTCATGATCCGTAAATGTAACAATATATTGACTGGTGACTGGCAAAagcagaattttttttagtattttttcgcTAATATCAAAAACACAATATCGTGAGCTGTTTAACAATACCGCCAGCCTTTCCACAATATCGCGATAAATATTGTACCGTGAGATCAATATCAAAATTGTATCGTATCGTGAAAATTTGATGTTGTTACATCTGTACTCTGttgtggccgttttgatgatcagcatatgtcTTGCATACAACTGAAGatagagacgcaaaatggattgcacgccttattctgctcagtggtgagagtgtccgccctgagactggaaggtcgtgagttcaaaccccggccgagtcataccaaagactataaaaatgggacccattgtctacctgcttggcactcagcatcaagggttggaattgggggttaaatcaccaaaatgattcctgagcgtggcaactactgctgctcactgctcccctcacctcccagggggtgaacatgggtatgggtcaaatgcaaacctagtgggtgtgtgtgtgcgtgtgtgtgtgtgtgtgtgtgtgactatccttgggactttaactttattctGCTCACTAAACAGACGCAATCCCTTTTGCACACGttcagtagatcagctttgcgttggccatcaagtttgcacgttttagcacacgcaaacctttagtaatttAGGCCCTTAGTGTATTCAATCTTTCATTACCTTAATGTACTTCAGGAGCTTCCGTAAGCCACAGGGCACCACAGCCAGCCATGACACTCCACAAATAGTCCAATCCGGATCCAAGACTTCTTCCGCATCCCGGTCGCTCTTCATGGACATCCCTTTCTCGCATTTCCTCTCAGCTTTGACCTTTCGGGATGTATAGTAGTTCAGGGCAAAGAAGTCCGCAGTGCCAAAGACAGGAGGTTCATGTTCGGAGAAAGTAGGAAGTCTTGACTCGCCGTTATATCCCGCTTTACAGCTTTGAGCGTCAATGGCAGATCTCATCGTTTCAGGATAATCCCCTGTGACAAACAGCGGCCAGGCAAACCATCCAAGAGTGAACGCAAGGCAGCGATGGGAAGCGGCGACGTCATCAGCGCAGTCGGGGCGTAGCGGCTCGAGCCAGTCGCTATTGATCGCAAGTGACACCATTCCGCCTTGCGTTGGCCTGTAGAGGGAGTCGTAGCTGTGCCAAGCCAGGGCGTGGGCTCGCAGCATGTTGTGGCCCACCAGGTATGCCGCTGTTCCCGGTTCTTTTATCCCCGGAGCGTGGACGCCGTCCTCGTGGCCCAGCTTGGCGCATACGCGCGGCTCGTTGATAGTGAGCCAAAGTTTGACGCGGTCGCCGAACGTTTGGAAGCAAAAGCGGGCATAGCTGTCAAAGATGGCGGCCACGACGGGCGCTTTCCATCCACCTCGGTGCTGGAGGGCTTGAGGCAGGTCGAAGTGGTACAGCGTCACCAAAGGGAGCACGTGACTTGACAACAAGTCATCAATGACCTTGTTGTAGTACTGCACACCTGAAAGCAATTTATTCAGCAAATGGTTTAACTATGTGTTATACTTCATACCTTTTTGGTTGACATGCCCCGTGGTCCCATCAGGAAGGAGGCGTGCCCAGGACAGAGACAGACGATAGTGGGTCAGTCCAAGCTGCCTGATGCACGCCAGATCTTTTTCCCACAATTCATAGCTGTTGCAGGATACATCGCCCGTTTGCTCCCCACACACTCGTCCCCCCTCATGGCAGAAAGTGTCCCAGATGCTTGGACCCTTGCCGTCCGCTTGCCAGCCGCCTCGaacgaacaaaaacaaaaaaacatatgtcTAAAAGATTAATAACCCTTCAACGTCCGGTTTATTTCCCGTTTGTGCTGTGACGTCACTACCAGGTTGCCCACATGCTAGCGCAAGTTAGTAACAAGTTAACAACTGATGTTAAACAACGCCAAATAAACCATAAAGTAACTAAGTCTGATAAGTCTGCGTGCCAGCCGCCTCGaacgaacaaaaacaaaaaaacatatacgtctaaaagattaccgtatttttcggactataagtcgcagtttttttcatagtttggccgggggtgcgacttacactcaggagcgacttatgtgtgaaattattaacacattaccgtaaaatatcaaataatattatttagctcattcacgtaagagactagacgtataagatttaattgGATTTATCGATTAGGAGTgaccgattgtttggtaaacgtatagcatgttctatatgttatagttatttgaatgactctcaccataatatgttacgttaacataccaggcacgttctcagttggttatttatgcgtcatataacgtacacttattcagcctgttgttcactattctttatttattttaaattgcctttcaaatgtctattcttggtgttgggttttatcaaataaatttccccaaaaaatgcgacttatactccagtgcgacttatatgtttttttccttctttattatgcattttcggccggtgcgacttatactccggagcgacttatactccgaaaaatacggtaataacccTTCAACGTCCGGTTTACTTCCCGTTTGTGCTGTGACGTCACTACCAGGTTGCCCACATGTTAGCGCAAGTTAGTAACAAGTTAACAAGTGATGTTAAAAAACGCCAAATAAACCATAAAGTAACTAAGTCTGATAAGTCTGCTTTCGGACCGCctcaaactaacaaaaaaaaacatttatgtaaaaaatattaataacccTTCGACGTCCGGTTTACTTCCCGTTTGTGCTGTGACGTCACTACCAGGTTGCCCAAATGTTAGCGCAAGTTAGTGTAACAAACTGTTCAGGATGTTCCAAATTACCAGAgtgtgttaggtaaggaggaCGAGTTttatccctccagagttgccgtagggctgtgacgtagggtgtgtgttgttgttgaaggtgtGTGGAAGATaacattaaagaagtggtggagacAGGACCTGCTCTTatgactcccatttattattttattattatattgtctgtctatctgtgttggccctgcgatgaggtggcgacttgtccagggtgtaccctgccctccgcccgattgtagctgagataggctccagcgccccccgcgaccccaaagggaataagcggtagaaaatggatggatggattgtatcAGTACACAGAATATGCGAACCCAGAATACTTGGCTACATTAGTAACAAGTTAACAactgatgttaaaggcctactgaaacccactactaccgaccacgcagtctgatagtttatatatcaatgatgaaatcttaacattataacacatgccaatacggccgggttaacttataaagtgacattttaaatttgccactaaacttccggttcgaaacgcctctgaggatgacgtatgcgcgtgacgtaaacaggcgaacacgggtatgccttccacattgaagccaatacgaaaaagctctgttttcatttcataattccacagtattctggacatctgtgttcgtgaatctgtttcaatcatgttcattgcattatgaagaaggaagctgagcaagcaaagaagaaagttgtcggtgcgaaatggacgtatttttcgaacgtagtcagccacaacagtacacagccggcgcttctttgtttacattcccgaaagatgcagtcaagatggaagaactcggataacagagactctaaccaggaggacatttgacttggatacacagacgcctgtagagaactgggacaacacagactcttaccaggattactttgatttggatgacaaagacgcagacgtgctactgtgagtatgcagctttggcttttttttgcgtatgtacgtaactttttaaaaatatataagctttatgaaccttgggttaggtgaacggtcttttgggctgagtgattgtgtgtgttgatcaggtgtttgaattgtattggcgtgttctatggagctaggagctagcagaggagctaggagctagcataacaaacacgcaggtgttattatgcaggattaatttgtggcatattaaatataagcctggttgtgttgtggctaatagagtatatatatgtattgtgtttatttactgttgtagtcattcccagctgaatatcaggtaccgtgagtatgcagccttggctgctaaacattcgataacttgaccgtatgtgcgcgtcacgtacgtaactttttaaaaatatataagctttatgaaccttgggttaggtaaacggtcttttgggctgagtgattgtgtgtgttgatcaggtgtttgaattgtattggcgtgttctatggagctaggagctagcagaggagctaggagctagcataacaaacacgcaggtgtttttatgcaggattaatttgtggcatattaaatataagcctggttgtgttgtggctaatagagtatatatatgttaaggctgcagctaacgattatttttctatcgattaatctatagattattttttcgattaatcggttaatctatagattattttttcgattcatctatagattatttttccttttaccgattattttttttattcaaaatgaagatgaaaaaataaatgtaggccagttttttcaaaaggcattgcttttatttacaaaaaaaaaaaagtatggccactcagtcaacattgacaacaacatgacaaaatattctgtaacaatgtaaacatttaaaacttttaacatttaacaaaattaaaagtagcttatttgctttttaatctgcaaatataaaagtaaacatccagtgcaaatcgtaatattctgcaatagtataagcatttcaaaagtaaaagtattgcttattttgctttaaaatgtgcaaaaataaagataaacttccaatacaaaaaagtgccaatctaaatattctggagcactgtaaacattaagtattgcttttaaaatgtgcaaaataaacatccagtccaacacagtacacaataaccaattctactcattccagtgagtgactaacagttgtaatgaagaaaggttagcatgtctacatgctctggttcttttcttgtttacaatattcccagcagctgaaaataagcgctcagaaggggtcgatgtggctggaactgagagctaattaccggtagccttcacctcaagccaggactgcgagtgagctgagctccagtttatattcctagaaggtcaacgggctcatagtagggatgtgcgtatcgatcctgtggtatcgatatatcgatactcacacgctactcatttggcatcacttttctgaaaaaagtatcgatataaaccaaaaaacggcgtgtggggggtgcaagcatcactttcagatgtttttgatgacttacttaacttactatgtgctgggacacccctgtacctggcagagtatagagctggcccagtcatgtgacaggagacagcgaatgagcgtcgtcaacgtgcaacacacacacagccagccgacagcgatacagccaggcatatccagtgttgtccaattgttgacttaaaacaggcattgtttttttgtttttttagtaatgtttactgaatatttttgtttaaatgattatcctaaattcaaataatttccacacaggggaatttactgttagttgaaaattgcttgagtatttaaaacaagataagaaagggataacatttggagattcttcatctttgcattagttttatttttttccaagaaaatcttgaaatatattattgaatgtgattttggttttaatctgtaacatcatttcttacatttcgaaaacattaacctatttcatatttcattaattgctaattatatcacaaactttaaaaaataactgcagcttcttgcgattcggatttgacagttaattggaaagccctaatatctaattattattatatataatatttaatttatttttcatatttgttatttattttaattttacttttattatatattgaccataataaatgtggtataaatggtctgtatttgtcttgtgatttgtcttaaataataacaatagtaataatatttttgactgacaaaaattgccaataagaaattaatggtatcggtatcgatgaaaaggcaagataaagtatcggtatcgtatcgaatcctaaaagtgtggtatcgcccatccctagctcatagtgatgttactagtagttgactgggaggtgtttattatcatttggggagagtccgctgcctgatgctcacctgctaaacacctatctgctcgacgctgaagcgctgactacatgcgctctgaatacacactgctgattggctggtaacgttttgaatacgcactgctgattggctgataacgctttgtataacgctttgtgtgtaccaatcagatggttgtgtgggtgggacaatgctgcgtgctgagacagaggcagccgcagaaggagcgaagcagcttgttaggactttagcagctaaagttagctttagcttagaaactcgttcggtacacccccgtaccgaaccaaaagccccgtaccgaaacggttcaatacaaaacacgtaccgttacacccctagcagatacaaatgacacattcatgtttttgtgtaatgatgacaacgtatactcgcgcggacgattgactagttgatggttttcttttcaaatgctcgttcatagccgttgtgctgcctatgctatgataggccatttacgctcgacacagtgtgcatacaacaacattattaggccgtgtattgaaatactcccacacttttgaccacttttggcgtgattttttccccctcgctcgcacagtctgctttgcgctccgccatgacggtagtgtgacgtaaatatgcgacgcgtcgacgcacaaaaacggcgtcgacgtatttacgtaaccgatgacgtcgactacgtcgacgcgtcgtttcagccttaatatatgtcttgtgtttatttactgttgtagtcattcccagctgaatatcaggtcacccccggctctcacagcatcttccctatctgaatagcttcaactccccactagtccttcacttgcactttactcatccacaaatctttcatcctcgctcaaattaatggggaaattgtcgctttctcggtccgaatctctctcacttcatgcggccatcattgtaaacaatagggaactttgcgtatatgttcaactgactacgtcacgctacttccggtaggtgcaagccttttttttatcagataccaaaagttgcaatctttatcgtcgttgttctatactaaatcctttcagcaaaaagatggcaatatcgcgaaatgatcaagtatgacacatagaatagatctgctatccccgtttaaataaaaacaattcatttcagtaggcctttaaacaacgtCAAATGAAACCATAAAGTAACTAAGTCTGATAAGTCTGCTTGCCAGCTGTCTCaaactaacaaaaacaaaaaaacatgatgtcaaaaatattaataacCCTTCGACGTCCGGTTTACTTCCCGTTTGTGCTGTGACGTCACTACCAGGTTGCCCACATGTTATCACAAGTTAGTAACAAGTTAACAATTGATGTTAAAAAACGCCAAATAAACCATTAAGTAACTAAGTCTGATAAGTCTGCTTGCCAGCTGCCTCaaactaacaaaaataaaaaaaaacattatgtcaaaaatattaataacCCTTCGACGTCCGGTTTACTTCCCGTTTGTGCTGTGACGTCACTACCAGGTTGCCCACATGTTAACACAAATTAGTAACAAGTTAACAACTGATGTTAAACAACACCAAATAAACCATAAAGTAACTAAGTCTGATAGGCACATATGCAATCAATAGCTTTAAGAATAGTTTACCTTATATGATGTTGAAAACGACGAGGTACAAGCGGTAGAGATGGATAGACGCCTAATTCGATAGTTTATCCTGCTTTTCTACATACCTTCAATTTGATACGCTGCAGTCGCTGCACCCCACGCAAAATCACATGGAAACATGTTTTAACCGGTTCATGTTTCGCAAGAGTGCTTATTTTATGCTCAAAAGAATTGTATCGTCTAtgtggaaaaagctggcagccaAAGCGACAACACAGAGCGAGACGCTACCAACCCGGAAGTGATTTGCAGTGAAGCTTGGGACTCTTAAAACGTCAATGAATAAGGTCATTTTTTAATTATCTTAGCATTATTGTAATTTTGTCacacaatatatttattttacagtcACTATACTGTATTTGGTTTTGTTTTCAAGTTGAATGCCGTGCTGTTATTGTCAAATTTTACGTGCGTCGGTAAAGGCAGCATCAGTGTAATCAAAAAAAGCTAAAGCAACATttttattgaacaaaaaaaaacatgtatttaaatgtacatgtatgtaaaaAGCTGAGAAAGGAGCATACAACGCAAATATAactttaaagtttaagtgcatGTAAAGATGTATACCACTAGATGACAGTAGAGTAAAGCAAGTGATGCCTTTAGGAACAGATTCAACACACAGTAAATTTAAGTTAAATTAAGAATCGTTATTGTCCTTGCACAAGCATACACAGTACTGTACACCAACGAAATTTTGTTGgtgtaaataaagtaaatataaaGATAAATGTtaaagtatgtaaaaaaaaaaaaatgtaaaagaacAATATAAAAACTGGAATCCTAGACACTGATTGTACACTCTCAATGGAGCAGCGGTATATGAGGGTTGCATATTACATTACATCCGTTTTTCTTTTTCGTGGCCTAATttacacgatggtcaagcagctagagcaagggtccccaaactttttgacccggagGCCGCATTAGGTTAAAAacattggccaggggccgggttctatttatttatatatcaccTCCCCCACAAAGAGTAAAGCaaagtggtagctggttaattaactggcactcagcatcaagggttggaattgggggttaaatcaccaaaaattaatcccgagcgcggccaccgctgctgctcactgctcccctcatctcctagggggtgatcaagggtgctgggtcaaatgcagagaatattttcgccacacctagtgtgtgtgtgtgactatcattgctactttaacgtTAGctttatagttaaaaaggtaagtatg includes these proteins:
- the LOC133662185 gene encoding cytosolic beta-glucosidase is translated as MFPCDFAWGAATAAYQIEGGWQADGKGPSIWDTFCHEGGRVCGEQTGDVSCNSYELWEKDLACIRQLGLTHYRLSLSWARLLPDGTTGHVNQKGVQYYNKVIDDLLSSHVLPLVTLYHFDLPQALQHRGGWKAPVVAAIFDSYARFCFQTFGDRVKLWLTINEPRVCAKLGHEDGVHAPGIKEPGTAAYLVGHNMLRAHALAWHSYDSLYRPTQGGMVSLAINSDWLEPLRPDCADDVAASHRCLAFTLGWFAWPLFVTGDYPETMRSAIDAQSCKAGYNGESRLPTFSEHEPPVFGTADFFALNYYTSRKVKAERKCEKGMSMKSDRDAEEVLDPDWTICGVSWLAVVPCGLRKLLKYIKDTFNNPTVYITENGFSQVGPVVMEDAQRADFYKDTIQEVEKAIREDGVDVRGYFAWSLLDNFEWADGFNNRFGLFHVDFSDAGRKRMIYRSGLEYAKLISKYKAVHSKSI